A region from the Pseudomonas sp. P8_229 genome encodes:
- the fur gene encoding ferric iron uptake transcriptional regulator — translation MVENSELRKAGLKVTLPRVKILQMLDSTEQRHMSAEDVYKALMEAGEDVGLATVYRVLTQFEAAGLVVRHNFDGGHAVFELADGGHHDHMVNVETGEVVEFVSPEIEKLQKAIAEEHGVDLVDHNLVLYVRKKK, via the coding sequence ATGGTTGAAAATAGCGAACTACGCAAAGCCGGCCTCAAAGTGACCCTGCCACGGGTCAAGATCCTGCAAATGCTCGACTCTACCGAGCAGCGTCACATGAGTGCCGAGGACGTCTACAAGGCGTTGATGGAAGCTGGCGAGGACGTCGGTCTGGCCACGGTTTACCGTGTTCTGACCCAGTTCGAAGCCGCTGGCCTCGTGGTCCGTCACAACTTCGACGGTGGCCACGCGGTATTCGAATTGGCCGACGGTGGCCACCACGACCATATGGTCAACGTGGAAACCGGTGAAGTCGTCGAATTCGTCAGCCCGGAAATCGAAAAGCTCCAGAAGGCAATTGCCGAGGAGCACGGTGTTGATCTGGTAGATCACAATCTGGTGCTGTACGTACGCAAGAAAAAGTAA